The Candidatus Eisenbacteria bacterium genome has a segment encoding these proteins:
- a CDS encoding phosphate ABC transporter substrate-binding protein, with the protein MRSSTWLLALAVAALVGCAPTRQKAITIKGSDTMVILGQRWAESYMASHPGAVIQVTGGGSGTGIAALINGTTDICQSSRAMKDEEKQQAAAKLGTPPVEVVVARDGLSIYVADSNPVRELTLAQIKAIYTGQVTNWKDVGGSDAAITVYGRENNSGTYVYFKEHVLEGADFAAIVQTLPGTAAVVNAVSQDAKGIGYGGAAYATGVRDLAVRKDATSEAVLPTLENMNSGSYPIARSLYYYLATPGNEAVMDFIAFALSDSGQKLVTEVGYFPAQ; encoded by the coding sequence ATGCGTTCTTCCACCTGGCTGCTCGCCCTGGCCGTTGCGGCGCTGGTCGGCTGCGCGCCGACGCGGCAGAAGGCGATCACGATCAAAGGCTCCGACACCATGGTGATCCTCGGGCAGCGCTGGGCCGAGTCCTACATGGCGTCCCATCCCGGTGCCGTCATCCAGGTCACCGGCGGTGGTTCGGGAACCGGAATCGCGGCGCTCATCAACGGAACGACCGACATTTGTCAGTCCTCGCGCGCCATGAAAGACGAAGAGAAACAGCAGGCCGCGGCCAAACTCGGAACCCCGCCGGTGGAGGTCGTGGTGGCGCGCGATGGCCTCTCGATCTACGTCGCCGACTCGAATCCGGTGAGGGAGCTGACGCTCGCTCAGATCAAGGCGATCTACACCGGCCAGGTGACGAACTGGAAGGACGTCGGAGGCAGCGACGCGGCGATCACGGTGTACGGACGCGAGAACAACTCGGGAACCTACGTCTACTTCAAGGAGCACGTGCTCGAGGGCGCGGACTTCGCCGCGATCGTGCAGACGCTGCCCGGTACCGCGGCGGTCGTGAATGCGGTGTCGCAGGATGCGAAGGGCATCGGCTACGGCGGTGCGGCGTATGCGACGGGCGTGCGCGACCTCGCGGTCCGCAAGGACGCCACCAGCGAAGCGGTGTTGCCGACGCTCGAGAACATGAATTCGGGCAGCTATCCGATCGCGCGCAGTCTCTACTACTACCTCGCCACCCCCGGCAACGAGGCGGTGATGGACTTCATCGCGTTCGCGCTCTCGGACTCGGGCCAGAAGCTCGTCACCGAGGTGGGGTACTTCCCGGCGCAATGA
- a CDS encoding T9SS type A sorting domain-containing protein has translation MRLAARSGLRSVCRGLVALGLVALAAGNASAQLVFDGNLLFNNNASGTLVGQFSGTAGVGAPSCPGGTTAATLGTVTYVHNAYDDPLLTGGIYPLNNFQPAGGSPAFTSAVSVPADGFFKQVCFKGGIGPNLGDDWTQGWTYYDSTGASRQDLHLVGMPDPRPLAVYNNVSITGHAFWSPDSNYEVRGQLRIKNGGQLTVAPGVVILEDVATLGTIIAERGGRIYAVGNACAPIIITSNAPPGSQLRGDVGGIFLNGRAKTNVVNSCAGDSAASEGGAIGFYGGNDDEDCSGALRYVRVEYAGKQITTNNELNSFTWNACGRGTRGDFLQAFRGADDGFEWFGGAMDQKYLIAIDGTDDGIDSQLGSRNRLQFAVVRVAPNQAPALTQFGERGIEADNNEFNFDQVQCAGRSNMTVANVTFIGDKRSGPTLPGSTQGVQWRRGTGYTLLNSIVYNFKTAGLAISDDATWEAHCVAAPAAPAVFCGPLGVRPISEGNVFVARSQPNPFRNQVNISFALPQAGPVSVEIYGADGRHVRSLANREMAAGPHTLTWSIEDGIPSGIYFYRVLASGQTSTGKITHLD, from the coding sequence ATGCGTCTCGCTGCACGCTCTGGTCTTCGCTCAGTCTGTCGTGGGCTCGTCGCCCTTGGGCTCGTCGCACTTGCGGCCGGGAATGCTTCGGCCCAGCTGGTGTTCGACGGCAACCTGCTGTTCAACAACAACGCGAGCGGCACGCTGGTCGGTCAGTTTTCCGGCACCGCGGGCGTCGGCGCGCCGAGCTGTCCGGGCGGCACCACCGCCGCGACACTCGGCACCGTCACCTACGTCCACAACGCTTACGACGACCCGCTCCTCACCGGCGGCATCTACCCGCTGAACAACTTCCAGCCGGCCGGCGGCAGCCCGGCGTTCACGAGCGCGGTCAGCGTTCCCGCCGACGGCTTCTTCAAGCAGGTGTGCTTCAAGGGCGGCATCGGACCGAATCTCGGCGACGACTGGACTCAGGGCTGGACCTACTACGACTCGACCGGCGCATCCCGCCAGGATCTGCACCTGGTCGGCATGCCGGATCCCCGTCCGCTCGCGGTCTACAACAATGTCAGCATCACCGGGCATGCGTTCTGGTCGCCGGACAGCAACTACGAAGTGCGCGGCCAGCTCCGCATCAAGAACGGCGGACAGCTGACGGTTGCCCCGGGCGTCGTGATTCTCGAAGACGTCGCGACGCTGGGCACGATCATCGCGGAGCGCGGCGGCAGAATTTACGCCGTCGGCAACGCGTGTGCGCCGATCATCATCACCTCGAACGCGCCTCCCGGCTCGCAGCTGCGCGGGGATGTCGGCGGCATCTTCCTGAACGGCCGCGCAAAGACAAACGTCGTCAACTCCTGCGCCGGCGACTCGGCGGCCAGCGAAGGCGGCGCGATCGGCTTCTACGGCGGGAACGACGACGAGGACTGCTCGGGTGCGCTCCGCTACGTGCGGGTCGAATACGCCGGCAAGCAGATCACCACGAACAATGAACTGAACTCGTTCACCTGGAACGCATGCGGTCGCGGCACCAGGGGCGACTTCCTGCAGGCGTTCCGCGGCGCGGATGACGGCTTCGAGTGGTTCGGTGGCGCGATGGACCAGAAGTACCTGATCGCGATCGACGGCACCGACGACGGCATCGACTCACAGCTGGGCTCGCGCAATCGTCTGCAGTTCGCGGTCGTGCGGGTGGCGCCGAATCAGGCTCCGGCACTCACTCAGTTCGGTGAGCGCGGCATCGAAGCCGACAACAACGAATTCAACTTCGATCAGGTCCAGTGCGCGGGACGCTCGAACATGACGGTCGCCAACGTGACCTTCATCGGCGACAAGCGCAGCGGCCCGACGCTCCCGGGATCGACTCAGGGCGTTCAGTGGCGCCGCGGCACCGGCTACACGCTGCTGAACTCGATCGTCTACAACTTCAAGACCGCCGGCCTCGCGATCAGCGACGATGCGACGTGGGAAGCCCATTGCGTCGCCGCGCCGGCCGCTCCCGCGGTGTTCTGCGGACCGCTCGGCGTGCGCCCGATCAGCGAAGGCAACGTGTTCGTGGCGCGCAGCCAGCCGAACCCGTTCCGCAATCAGGTGAACATCTCGTTCGCGCTGCCCCAGGCGGGCCCGGTCTCGGTCGAGATCTACGGCGCCGACGGACGTCACGTGCGCTCGCTCGCGAACCGCGAGATGGCGGCCGGTCCGCACACCCTCACCTGGTCGATCGAAGACGGCATCCCGAGCGGCATCTACTTCTACAGGGTGCTCGCCTCGGGTCAGACCTCGACCGGAAAGATCACCCACCTGGACTAG
- a CDS encoding phosphate ABC transporter substrate-binding protein — MKLRSFATTLGLAVTLIAGLSAPARAARGITIKGSDTMVILGQRWAEAYMGASPGAIIQVTGGGSGTGIAALINGTTDICQSSRAMKDDERKKLRDRYQTLGTEIPVARDGLSIYLHESNTVKSLTIPQLREIYTGVITNWKAVGGLDAPITLYSRENNSGTYVYFKDHVLLGRDYSARCQTLPGTAAVVNAVARDPNGIGYGGAAYAAGVRECGVQKATGGPAVLPTEATIRDGTYPITRFLYFYTRTRPAGDVKKFVDWVLSADGQALATKVGYFPVR; from the coding sequence ATGAAGCTTCGCAGTTTCGCGACCACGCTGGGACTTGCCGTGACGCTGATCGCCGGCCTGTCTGCACCCGCACGCGCTGCGCGCGGCATCACGATCAAGGGTTCCGACACCATGGTGATCCTCGGCCAGCGCTGGGCCGAGGCTTACATGGGTGCGTCGCCGGGCGCGATCATCCAGGTGACCGGCGGTGGCTCCGGCACCGGCATTGCGGCGCTCATCAACGGCACCACCGACATCTGCCAGTCCTCGCGCGCCATGAAGGACGACGAGCGAAAGAAGCTGCGCGACCGGTACCAGACGCTCGGCACCGAGATCCCGGTCGCGCGCGACGGGCTGAGCATCTATCTCCACGAGTCGAACACCGTGAAGTCCCTCACGATCCCGCAGCTTCGCGAGATCTACACCGGCGTGATCACGAACTGGAAGGCGGTCGGCGGCCTCGATGCGCCGATCACGTTGTACAGCCGCGAAAACAACTCCGGCACCTACGTGTACTTCAAGGATCACGTGCTGCTGGGCCGCGACTACTCCGCTCGCTGTCAGACCCTGCCCGGTACCGCGGCGGTCGTGAACGCCGTGGCCCGCGATCCGAACGGCATCGGCTACGGCGGCGCGGCGTACGCCGCAGGCGTTCGCGAGTGTGGCGTCCAGAAGGCCACGGGCGGCCCCGCCGTGCTTCCGACCGAGGCGACGATTCGCGACGGCACCTATCCAATCACGCGCTTTCTCTACTTCTACACCCGCACCCGACCCGCCGGCGATGTGAAGAAGTTCGTCGACTGGGTGTTGTCGGCGGACGGACAAGCACTCGCGACGAAGGTCGGCTACTTTCCGGTGCGTTGA
- the pstC gene encoding phosphate ABC transporter permease subunit PstC → MSSTLDRIGSLDHSGARAAARRRGQRVAEVVIAVALRVCAFMAVAGLLLIMVFVFREALPVLLDAETMKEASLGHYFKTDMWQPVGDIPKYGLLPLLVGTLKIVLVAMAFAVPVGVLAAVFASEFAPARIREALKPAIEILAGIPSVVLGFFALMVMASWIQALTHAPYRLNALNAGVALGLGVLPTIFTVCEDALRAVPRSFREASLALGATPWQTAWSVTLPAAGAGVSAGILLGLARAVGETMIVLMASGNAAIVSGSVFDSARTLSASIAAELAEVVFGSPHYSTLFFLGAILFVTTFTINVVAGFFVDRLRKRLAGG, encoded by the coding sequence ATGAGCTCGACGCTCGACCGCATCGGCTCGCTGGATCACTCGGGGGCTCGCGCCGCAGCGCGCCGGCGGGGCCAGCGCGTCGCCGAGGTCGTGATCGCGGTCGCTCTGCGCGTCTGCGCGTTCATGGCGGTTGCGGGCCTGCTTCTGATCATGGTGTTCGTCTTCCGCGAGGCGCTGCCGGTGCTGCTGGACGCCGAGACCATGAAGGAAGCGAGCCTCGGCCACTACTTCAAGACCGACATGTGGCAGCCGGTCGGCGACATTCCCAAGTATGGATTGCTGCCGTTGCTGGTCGGAACGCTCAAGATCGTGCTGGTGGCGATGGCGTTCGCGGTCCCGGTCGGCGTGCTGGCCGCGGTGTTCGCCTCCGAGTTCGCGCCCGCGCGCATCCGCGAGGCGCTCAAGCCCGCGATCGAGATCCTCGCCGGCATCCCGTCGGTGGTGCTGGGCTTCTTCGCCCTGATGGTGATGGCGTCGTGGATCCAGGCGCTGACGCACGCGCCCTATCGTCTGAACGCGCTCAACGCCGGCGTGGCGCTCGGCCTGGGCGTGCTGCCCACGATCTTCACGGTGTGTGAGGACGCCCTGCGCGCGGTGCCGCGTTCATTTCGCGAGGCCTCGCTCGCGCTCGGAGCGACCCCGTGGCAGACCGCGTGGAGCGTGACGCTGCCGGCGGCTGGCGCGGGAGTCTCGGCCGGCATTCTGCTCGGCCTCGCGCGCGCGGTCGGCGAGACCATGATCGTGCTGATGGCGTCGGGGAACGCGGCCATCGTGTCGGGCAGCGTGTTCGACTCGGCACGCACGCTCTCGGCCAGCATCGCGGCCGAGCTGGCCGAAGTGGTGTTCGGCAGCCCGCACTACTCCACGTTGTTCTTTCTCGGCGCGATCCTGTTCGTGACCACCTTCACGATCAACGTGGTGGCCGGCTTCTTCGTCGATCGACTGCGCAAGCGGCTGGCGGGCGGATGA